The nucleotide sequence GTACACGGTCGAGCCGAGATACATCGCGCGAGCGCCCAGCGGATTGCCGGGGCCACCGGCCATGAAGCGCGGCAGGTAGGGCTGGCGCTCGATCATCTCGCTCGGCGGATACCAATCCGGCCACTCGGTCTTCTTGGTGATCTTCTGGACACCCGTCCAGGTGAAGCCCTCGCGGCCGACGCGGACGCCGTAACGCATCGCACGGCCATTGCCGAGCACGAGATAGAGATAGGTGTTGGGCGTATCGACGACGATCGTTCCCGGCGGCTCCTTGGTGACGAAGTCGACCTCCTGGCGGCGCAGGTTCGGCGGCAGCGGCGCGGGCGCGGCATCCGGCTGCTCTTCCGGCGGCAGCGCAGCCACCGTCATCGGGCGGTCACCGGCCGACGGCTGCACGGCTCCGGTGACAGCCGGAGCACCACCCACGACGCCCGGCGGGCGCGGCGCGCCGGCATCGCCACCAGGCGCGCCATTGCCATAGGCACCACCATAGGCCTGCTGGCTGGGGGCCGGACGATCGCCATAGATCACCGGCGGCGGACCGGCCGGACGGCCATAGCGCGGATCATCCGGAGACATCACCGGGCCATTGGCGGCGGAGCCATAGGCCGGCGCCGCGGCCGGACGTCCGTAGCGAGGATCGTCGGGCGACATCACCGGACCCGTCGGCGCGCCACCATAGACCGGACCATTGGCCGGACGGCGATAACGCGGATCATCCGGCGACAGCACCGGGCCGGGCGGCGGAAGAGCGGCCGAGTTGCCCGGGGTGTCCTCGTCGTCGAGCGCGTCGAAATCCGGACCCTGGCCGCGCGCATCGGTCGGATAAGGTGTCGGCGCGGGTGAATACGCACCGGGCGCCGTCTGATAGACTTGCTGTGCCTCAGCAAACGAAGCTGCCGCCGCGCTCGCTGCCGCGACCGCGCAAACCGTCAGGATTTGTCTGATCATCATTGCCCTTGCAGTATCCCCAAGCCGCCGATTGGGACCTTTGCTCCGCCAAATGGCCGAAGATAGCGGCGCATTCAAGACAATTCCGGCCAAGGCGGTCCCATTTCGGCAATTTGTGATCATGTCTCCGTCGTTGCACGGAAG is from Bradyrhizobium sp. ORS 285 and encodes:
- a CDS encoding L,D-transpeptidase, with translation MMIRQILTVCAVAAASAAAASFAEAQQVYQTAPGAYSPAPTPYPTDARGQGPDFDALDDEDTPGNSAALPPPGPVLSPDDPRYRRPANGPVYGGAPTGPVMSPDDPRYGRPAAAPAYGSAANGPVMSPDDPRYGRPAGPPPVIYGDRPAPSQQAYGGAYGNGAPGGDAGAPRPPGVVGGAPAVTGAVQPSAGDRPMTVAALPPEEQPDAAPAPLPPNLRRQEVDFVTKEPPGTIVVDTPNTYLYLVLGNGRAMRYGVRVGREGFTWTGVQKITKKTEWPDWYPPSEMIERQPYLPRFMAGGPGNPLGARAMYLGSTVYRIHGTNQPSTIGKFVSSGCIGMLNEDVSDLFDRVKVGTRVVVMPGGAPAGSAKNMAAAANGLAPPAQQAPVQAQANVPAAQPATMQPLPPPVTIR